CCCGATCCCACACCATCCGCAACACATCGAGCTGACTGGCCAGATGGGCTTCGGTCAGCTCCCGCAGCATCTGAGCCTTGGTGCCGAAGTGGTGAACGATGGTGCCCTTCGACATGCCCAACTCATCGGCGATATCACCGATATTTGTTCTCTCATAACCACGTTCGGCGACGTAGCGGACAAACGCGTCAAGGATCTCACTACGTCTGCCAGGTGATCTGGGCATTTAACACCTTTGGCGTAGACTAACCGTACGAACGGTCTATCATAACCATCGCCGCGTGAACATCCCCCAACGACATCCGCCTCTTAACCGGTGCAAGCGCAAGCCGGCGCGTGCATCACGCCGGCCGCGAAGAAAATTGCCCGGAGCGTCCCAGGCCAGAACTCCGGAACTACAAAGCCTGCAACGGCCTACTGCGAGTGGTTGCGTCAGGGGCCGTGACGACGTACATGTTCGCACCGGGGGCGGCCTTGATTTCGCCGGTGGTGTACATCGTCATGAGTTCCCGGCCGTCGCTGTCGGCGACGCACACATAGGTGTCGGTCTCCGGGTCGTACTCGAAGCTGTCCCAAGCCAGTACAAACGCCAAGCAGTTGCCGTCGCGATCGGCGACCACGAGCTTGTGCGCGCCAGACTTCTTGAGTAGCTCCGCATCCTGCGTGCGCCGCTGAGAGACCCCGTTCTTGTGCATCGGTACGCTGTTCAACATCTCTGTGCTCCCTTAGCGAGGTTATCTCCGTCCGGTCCGGGCACGCTACAAATCCCGACCTGGCGGTACGTCGGACATTACCTCGCAATACCGGGTGCTACCAGGGCATTAAGGCCCCTGTCAAGGGGTCGTTAGTTGCTACATCGGCACAGGGTGATCACGCTGTGCGACGAGATTTACTTGTCGTCTTTGTCGTCCTCGTCGTCCTCATCGTCGTCGTCCTCGTCGTCATCGTCGTCATCGTCATCGTCATCGTCGTCGTCTTCGTCGTCTTCGTCGTCATCGTCTTCGTCTTCTTCGTCGTCCTTGTCGTCGTCTTCGTCGTCTTCGCTGTCCTCGTCGACATCGCCGGACTCCCTGGCCTCGTCCAGCTTGTCCGCGTACTTCGTCAACAACCCGGCGAGTTGACGAGCTTCTTCAGGTTCCAACGCATCCTCGAACAGTTGATCGTCGCTCTCAGAGATGCGCTCCAGGTAAACCGCGTTGCTCTCGATACCGACATCCCAACGGCCGCCCTCTTGATGAACCATTCGATGCCCTTCCTGATAGTCGCCGGATTCATAACGCGGCACGCCCGCGCTGGGATCGTGATTACCCACTTCTGCTCCCGCGCAGTCGCTCGCTGCGCATGGCTTTGAGTCTGCGGCCAGGGCGGTGTGCACTCGCACGAATCCGCCCTCCGCGCAGAGTCAACGCGGAGACGAAGCCCTAGCCCGGCGGTGCCGCGCCCGCCGCGTCCTGCAGCACCTGCTGCAACTTATCCAGCGGATCACCCTCAGTGGGGTCGAGCCGGCGTGGGGGGATCTCTCGCCCGTCGGGTGATACGGCGACCGGCAGTGGGAGCACCACCGGAGCCGGTGGTGGAGGTGGGGGTGGGGGCTGCAGGGCGGCAGCCGGCGGCGCGTTCAGCGCATTCCTCTTGTCCGTCAACCGTTTTGCCGCATCGCGACGGATGCCCTGCCGCTCGGTGTCCGGGTCCTTGTTGTCGGCGAAACAGGCCTGCGGTGAGTCACCGATGACGGTCAGCGCGCTCGCGTAGCGTTCGTCGGCGCGTGACCGGTCACCGGCCGCCACGGCGCGGTCGCCCTGGGTTTCACGGACCAGTTCGAGGTTGACCCGTACCGGGCAGGAGTCTGCGGTGGCGGTGCGGGCCAGCGCTGCGGTGAATTCCCGTTCCGCCTCGTCGAGCCGTCCGTCAAGCACGGCGGCGGCGCCCGCGGCGAACGGCGCCTTGGCGGGCTCGATGACGTTGGCCACGCCGAGCACCCCCGCATCGTCCCGGAGGGCACCCGCGTCGCCGCGCTGGAAAGCCGACGCAGCCGAATCCCCGGCCACCACAACCGATATCAGTTTCGCGACGACCAGCACCACGACGAGAACCAGCGGAGCCGAGTAGATCAGCAGCCGCCGTCGCAGCCGCAGCCGTGCCGGTCGCAGCGTCATGCCGCGTCCCTCCGGGTGAGACGGTTGCGCCGGAACTCGCGAACCGAGAGGTAGATCTCGCTCAGCAGCAGTACCGCGGCGAGCAGCGCGGGCAGCCAGTACAACTCGAACAGGGCGCCGGCCTCAGCGCGGGCGCCGGCGGCGCTCGGGCGGTCGGGCAGGTCCGGCTGCAGGGGCTGACCGGGCTCGCGGTGCTGGTAAGGCACGACGAGCTGGCCCGCCACTTTCCGCAGTTCGGCTTCGTCGATCGCATCGGTGCCGCCGTATCCCAGCACCGCTCCGCCGTCGACCGACCCGCTGTTGAAGTCGCCCTGCGGAGCACGCGATCCGGGCGCGCCGGAACCGAAGTACAGCACGACATTTCGCGTACCCGGATACTGCTGGGCCGCCTGAATGAGCTGATACCGCAGCACGTTGCTCGCCGCCGCGGCGTCGACGTCGAGTCCCGCATTCGGACCGCCGCGGTAGGAATTCAGAGCGGCGATGGTGGGCCGCAGACTCCAGACGTCGTCGGAGAGTGGCCAATCCAGCGTGGCCCGGGAGGCGAAGTCGATGAGCGCGTAGCGCGCCGCCGGGTACTGCTTGATGAAGGCCGCGATGTCGTCGCGCATACCTGTCATCACGTCCGAGTCCACCGATCGATCCACGATCAGAAAGACATTGAGGTTCTCCCCGGCCGCGGCTGTAGTGCCGCCGCGGGTCTTGTCGTCTTGGAGCGCGGGGCGGGTGGCGGCGGCGATCACCAGCAGCACCGCCAGCGTCACCCCGCCCCAGCGCAGCACCGTGCGGACACGTCTGCCTCCGGCCGACAGCAGCACCTGGCGCAGCGCAACCACGCGCGCCAGGACCAGCGCGCCGGCGACAACAGCCAAAATCGGCCAGGGCAATACGGGTTGGAACGTCACCGGCGCAACCCCATCAGCGCCACCGAAAGCACGGTCGCCGAGAACAGCGCGATCGCCAGCGGCACCACCGGTTGGTCCGCGGAGTCCGCTTTGGCGACGGCGCCGTGGCGTCCCGGGCTGTTGTGCGCCCGGATGTCGTCAAGGGCTCCGGACACCGACCCCGGCACGAGGTACCGTCCGCCGGTCTGCTCGGTGAGCGCGAGCAACGAGCCGCTCTTCGGCGACGGTGCCGTGTCGACCACATTGAGCTGGACCCCGGCACGCTCGGCTAGATCGCGCACCGCACTGCCGGTGAACAGCGCGGCGCGTGGCTCCCCCGCCATGCGCAGATCCGACGGCCCCAGATAAATCACCGAACGGCGTTGCGCCCCGCGCTGCTCGAAGTGCGGGAATCCCGAAATGCACAGCGCCAGAGCATCTTCCACACTCGTTGCGTAGTCGGTGTACGGCACCGCCGGCGCGAAGAACGCCGACTGCAACCTGGGCGCTCGAGCGAACTCGCCGAACCGTGACACGGCGTACTGATGGTCCCGCGTCAGTGGCACCAGCCGGCGGTTCACCGATGTGAGACCGATGCGTTGGGTCTGCGGCGCCGCGCCGGCCTGTTGCGCGAAGTAGTCCAGCATCTCCACCGTTGCGCGATCGGGCAGCGGCTGCCCGACACACAGCATGATGTCCTCGGGCGTTGCGGCATCGAAGTTTTCACCGGCCGCCGCTGGGCGGGACGCCGCCCACATGGCGGCGCCGAACATGACCGTCAGCACCACCAGGGTCACGATGGTCGACAGTGAACGCAGCCGGGCCACGCGGGCGTATTCGGGCAACCGGGTCAATCGTGCGATGTTGGCCAGCGGGCGTAACCGCCGGCGGGCGGCGGTCATCGGCAGCACCGCGGCCAGCACGACGGCGACCACGAAGCAGCCTGATCCGACGGCCGCTACCGGCCACCACTTCAGGTCCACGAGCGGATCAACTCCTGCGCCATGGCACTCGCGTCGCCGACGTCGACGCTCGTCTCGGCGTTGAACTGCGCATCGTCGAGCAGAGTCAGCAGGGGCGCGGCCGCGTCAAGGTGCCCATCGGTCAGGGCGCCGACATGGAGGTACTGCGCCCGGGCACCGGTTGCCTGGTGCAGAAAGCTGCGTACCGTCCGGGCGATCGCCGCGCTGGCCTGCGGCGCCGACATCCGGCCGGCGCGGTGTTCGTCGGCGAGGTGTCGCACGCGGCGAGCGAAGCGGTCGCGGATCACCCGGGCGTGTATCCGCCGCACGACGGGGATGCGGCGCAGCCGGTGCGATGGCAGCGTCCACACGAAAATGCCTGCGTACCAACCGATGACGGCAACGATCAGGAGCACGGCCCACACCAGCCACTGCGCTGAGTAGGGCTGCGGACCGAAGACGTGGTGCAGCAGGTCATCCGGCACGGCCGGCCACCTCGGTCAGGCCGACGAGTTCGCGGCGGATGTCGTCGCTGCCGGCGATTGTCGCGTGCGGAATCGCACGACGGGTCAGGAACTTTGCCAGGCGGTCGCGGCGGGCCTGCTCGGCGCGGCGGTAGGCGGCGACGACCCGGGGACCCAGGTCGGCTCCATTCAGGACGAATCGGCCGGTGGCGACGTCGTACCCGTCGATGTTGTCCGGGCCAACTGCGGGCATGTCGGACACCATCGCCCACAGCATGTCGTGGCGCCCGCTGAGCCTGGCGAGCACTCCGTTGAGTTCCTCGTCGACATCGGGTTCGTCGGAGACCACGACGATCAGCATGGTGTGGCGGTAATGCGTTGCGACGTAATCGAGTTGGGCGGCGATGGCGCGGGGGCCGGGGCTGGTCATGGTGTGCTGGTACCAGCGGTGCAGCAGTCCCTCGACGTGAGTTTCGCCGCGGCGCTGGGGAACGTTCACCGAGCCGCGGCTGTCGCCGAAAACCATGCCGATCTGATCGGAGCGCCGCAGGCCGATCAACCCGACGGCGCCCATGATGTGGGCGGCCACGTCGCGCTTGTACTCCCCGCTGGGGGCCAGCGCCGACATGTTGCGACCGGCGTCGGCCACCAGCAGGATCTTGTGGTGCTTCTCCGAGATGAACCGTTTGATGAGCACGCTGCCCGACCGCGCGGAGGCCTTCCAGTCGATGTCGCGGACGTCGTCGCCGGGAACATAGGGGCGCAGGTCGTCGAATTCCATGCTGCGCGTGTGCGACAGGGCGTAGCGGCCGCCTTCGAGCAGCCCGCGGGTGTCGGTGCCGAAGTGGGCTTTGGCCCGGTTGAGGTGCTTGCCCAAGGCGAACTCAGGGCACCCGGACGGCCCGCAGGGCGGCGTCGATCACTGTCTCGGGAGTGACGTTGGCGCTGGCCGCTTCGAAGCCGAGGATGAGCCGGTGCCGCAGCACCCGGTGCGCGAGTTTGGCGATGTCCTCCGGCAGTACGTGTGCCCGCCCGGACAGCACCGCCTGGGCCCGCGCCGCCCGGCAGAAGGCGATGGTGGCGCGGGGGCTGGCGCCGTACTCGACCAGGCGCGCGACCTGCTTGGGCAGCGCCCGGCCGGGGTGGCGGGTCAGGTCGACCAGTTGGCTGGCGTAGAGCATCAGCGCCCGGTCCATGTAGACGTGGCGTACGACTTCCTGCAGGCGCAGCACGTCATCGAGGCTGACGACGGGCGCGGTGGGTCGTCGGGTGTCGTAGACGCCGGCGTCGATCCGCGCCATCACTTCCACCTCTTCCTCGGGAGAGGGGTAGCGCACGATCTCCTTCAGCAGGAAGCGGTCGGTCTGCGCCTCGGACAGCGGGTAGGTGCCTTCCTGGTCGACGGGGTTCTGGGTCGCGATGACCAGGAACGGGTCCCCGAGCGTGTGCACCTGGCCGGCGATCGTGGTCTGCCGTTCCTCCATCGCTTCGAGCATCGCGCTCTGGGTCTTGGCGCTGGATCGGTTGATCTCGTCGAGCAGCACGATGTTGGCGTGCACGGGACCCAGTTGAGTGACGAACGAGTTGGTCGACGAGTCATATATCTGGGTGCCGATGATGTCGCTGGGCAGCAGGTCAGGCGTGCATTGGATCCGTTGGAAACGGCCGTGAATCGATTCGGCGAGCACCTTGGCGGCGGTGGTCTTGGCCAGGCCGGGGACGCTTTCCAGCAGAACGTGACCGCCGGCGAGCAGCCCGATCAGCAGCGATTCCCGCAACTCCTGTTGCCCGACGATCTTGGCGGCGAACGCCTCGGAAATGGAGTCGACGATCCGCCGGATTCCGTCGAGTTCACGCTGATCCGGTTGTGTCCGTGCGGTAGTCATATCGCCGCTGGGTTACCCGGGGGCTGAGTTTCCACACGTGTGCCCTGCTGGCTATGCATGCCCCGGAGCGTATCCCGGGGTTGGGAGTGGCCGCCAAGACCGCCCGGGACCTGCGGCTTTGCCTGCTACTCGTCGGCCTGGGCGTCAGCGTTGTCCTGCAGCGCCGCGCGTCGGTCGGCATCAGCGGCCTCGCGGTGCCGAGCCGCCGAACGGAGGTGCTCTTGGACGTCGCCGATGCCTTCCGCGGCCGCCCGCTCGTGAACGGAGGCGGCTTCTTCGTGCACCAACGCCGCTTCCTGGTGCCGGCTGGCGGCCGCACGGTGGGCCTCGGCCGAACGTCGCAGCGATTCCTCGGCATGCTCGCGAGCCACTTCGGCGGACTCCGTCGACGAGCGCCCCTCACTCGTCAGCTGACGGAGTTGCGCCGCTAATTCCTGTACCCGCCGCTCGGCCATTCGGCCGCGCTCGGCAGCGCTGTCGGCCATCTAGAGAGTGTCTCACCCTGGGCAAGACTTCGCGTCGACCGCGACCGCGCCGGGTATGCGTCATCGCGTGCGCATCCCAACTCCGCGTGACGTAGTCGCCGCTGCCCTGGTCGGCATCCTCTTGCTGGCAGCGTGCTCGAGCCCGTCGCATGATTCGTCCCCCGCCCGGTCTGCGCCGCCCGCGGCGGCGCCAGGCAAGCTGGTGTCCGCCCCAGTCAGCGTCGGCGCCGATCTGGCGAAAGCACCGCTCGACCAACCGCGGCAGGCGCTGATTCCCGATGGCTGGACGATGTCGGTGTGGGCGCGAATCCCCAAGGCGCGCTTGGCGACCTGGACGCCCGATGGCGCCCTGCTGGTGTCGGTCCCGGCCAGCGGGCAGATCGTCAAGCTGACCCCGAAATCCGTTGCGGCGCCTCAACAGTCGACGCTATTGGGCGGGCTTGACCAACCGCATGGCATGGCGTTCGCGGGGTCGACGCTGTACGTCGCCGAAAGCGATCAGATCGACGCCTACGACTACTCCAATGGAATGGCCGTCAACCGTCGGACCGTCGCCGCCGGCCTGCCCGACGCGCGCAGCGCCGATCTGCACGGCGCTTACGCGCATGCGCTCAAGAGCGTGGCCGTCGGTCCCGATGGCGCGGTGTACTTCTCGATCGGTTCGACGGCCAACATCTCGCCGCAGGACCGCACCGCGACGCCGCCCAGGGCGACGATCATGCGGATCCCGCCCGGCGGCGGCCCTGCTCAGCCGTTCGCGACCGGTGTCCGCAACGGAACCGGCCTCGCCGTCGCGCCGGACGGCTCGTTGTGGACCGCGGTCAACAATCGCGACAACACACCTGACCCCGGGGGCAAGGTCGACGTCGGCTACGTCAACGACCATCCGCCCGAGTCGCTCGCCCGGCTGACTTCCGGACGCGAATTGGGTTGGCCCTATTGCAATCCCGACGGCGGGCCGGCGAACTTGCCGTTCATCCGCGACATGACCACGAATAAGGACGGGTCTGCGCTGGACTGCGCGACGCTGCCGCCAGTGGAGCAGAGCATGGGTGCGCACTCGGCGCCGTTGGGTTTGGCGTTCACCACGGGTGCGCTGCCGCAGCCCTACGCTGACGGCGCTCTGGTCGGCATCCACGGTTCGTGGAACCGGAAGCCGCCGCAGGCACCCGAGGTGTCGTTCTTCGCCTGGCGCGACGGCGGTCTCGGCGATCAGCAGACTTTGGTCGGCGGTTTTCAGGGCGCGGACGGATCCCGCTGGGGCCGTCCGGTCGCGGCCGTCGTCGGGCCGGACGGGGCGGTGTACATCACCGACGACGACGCGGGCGCTGTGTATCGGTTGGCGCCGCCGGGGCGGTAGCGCCCGTCCATGCTTGTCTCCGTCGGATGCGGTCCGAAAATTAGCAGGTAATTCCCAACAGGGGTGACTTCACATAAACCCCGGCCGGGCGCACGATACCGACATGTACCCGAACCCCAAGGGGCAGGCACCGAACGCGGGGCTGCAGTAATGTCCCCGCCTGGCCGTCAGGCGTACCGCCAGCTCCCGCGCGGGAGTCGCAAGGCGGAATCGAAATACGCCGACCGTCTCGACCATATCGTCGACACGTTGGCCCTTCCTCCGCACAACACGACGCCGGTGATCGAACTGGCCGACGACTTGTCGGGTGTCTACGGGCCGTTCGCGGTGGAGTGGACCGGAAGCGCCGGTTACTACCAGGAGGCCACGATCGACGGAGTTGTTTGCGACGGACCAGCTGCGGTGGTTGGCCAGAGCACGCGGACGTTCGCCCGCGATGGGTACGACTACTTGATCGTCAGCAACGACTACTTGGCGCTGCGCCCTGCGGCCCAGGGGCGGGGTTTCGCCACCGCGCTGTACGACGAACTTGAGATTTACTACCGAAGGTCGGAGGTGGACGTGATAAAGGTCCACGCGGCGCTGCAAAACGGCGGGTATGCCTGGGCGCGGAGAGGCTTCGATTGGGATCCGCGCGAGTTGTGGGCCTCGTTCTCCGACATCCGGGCACGCATCAGCGAACTCATCGACGATCACACGGTCGCCGAGGAGGACAAGCGCGTACTCAGCCGGATAGCGGATCGCCTCGACGAAAACGACCCAGGTCAGGACTGGCCAACACCGAATGAGCTTGCTCGGCTGAGCGGCAAAGATCCCGACCTCGGACGTACCCTGATGGCAGGATCCAATTGGTATGGGGTCTTCCCGCTCAGCGATAAGGGGTTGAGCTATGGCACGGATTAGTCCGGAGATGGCCCAGCTGCGGGGCCGGCACACCCAGAGAATGGGCGAACTGTACCGCGCCTTCTTGGAGGAAAACCAAAACATCGACGCCGACCTTCCCGAGGACAGCTGGACGCCGGAGCAAACCAAAATGTGGTGGGAGTTCACGGCGGAGGAAACCAAGCGCTTCGCCGAGGAACGAGCAGCGCTTGCGGAGCGTCTGAGGACTGAGCATCGGCGCGAACGCGAACGCGGCGCGCCCGCATAGCCTGACGCGGGCAGGCGTGCTTCGCCTTGCCGATCACGTCCTGCATGGCTAAACGTTGGTTTCACCAGCCAAAACGCTGTGCCCCCAGTCGGACTCGAACCGACACTTGGCGGATTTTAAGTCCGCTGCCTCTGCCAATTGGGCTATGGGGGCTTGCACGATAAACAGTGGCGAATCTAGCGCGCGCAGGCTAGATCCGGGACGCTGCATACCCCGAAACGCTAGCGTGCGCGACAGCCGCTTCCTATGTAGGATCGCGCGCCGCGCGCCCAAAGATGGCCCCAGACCCCATGGGCAAGATGACGCGGCCGTATCGCCCGCCAAGAGCTTGTTAAAACTGCGAGCGCCCTCGTTAAGAAGCCGTAAACGTCCGTCACGCTGCGCTTTTCGACCATAACTGTGGAGCTCGGGCTAGTTAGCGTTACGCCAACGCACAGGGGCCGGTACGCAAACACACAGGGGCGACCAGGGGATTCAACGGTCGCCATGTCTTCACACCATAAGGAGCAATAGATGTCATTCCTGACAGCAGTGCCCGCAGAATTGGCCGCCGCGGCGGCGCAGTTGGGAGCGATCGGCAGTGCACTCGCGGCGCAGAACGCCGGTGCCGCGGCCCCGACCACCGCGATCGCGCCGGCGGCCGCCGACCAGGTCTCGCTCATCCAATCCGGCATCTTCACCGCGTACGGCGCGCTGTATCAGCAGATCGCTGCCGAAGCGCAGGCGATGCAAGAGCAGTTTGTGCAGACCCTGGGCCTCAGCAGCGGCACGTACGAGTCATCCGAGGCGGCCAACGCAGCCGCGGCAACGTTGAGTTCCGGCACGGGGTCCGCGGCAGCTACGGCCGCCTCTTCGCCGATTGACGACTTCGTCAACCAGATATCCACGCTGCTCGGTGGCCCCGTTACCAGCGTCGGCGGGCAGCCGTTCAGCTTGTCGGGCAACATGGCCAACATCGGGAGCTACGAGATCGGTAACTTCGCCTCGGCCTCCTCGAACATGCTGGGTCTGACCAGCGGTGGCCTGTTCCCCGAGGGCTTCGGTGTCCCCGAAGACATCGCGGCCGACGCCGCGGTCGAAGGTGCGGCAATCGAAGGCGGTCTCACCGGCGCCGGTGGTGCTGTGGGTCCGGTGGCTGCCAGCGTCGGAAACTCGACGCTGGTCGGCGCGATGTCGGCCCCGCCGAGCTGGGCCGCCGGAACCACGCTGGTGTCCAGCACGGCACCGTCCGCGCTGTCCGGTGCCAGCATCACGGCCGCCCCGGCGGCCGGCGCCGGGGGCATCTACCCCGGTGTTCCGGGCCTGGCCTCGGCTGCACGCAACAGCGCCGGCTTCGGGGCACCGCGCTACGGCGTGAAGCCGATCGTCATGCCGAAACTGACTGCCGTCTAAGCCACCGAATCCACCAGCGACCACCAACAAGCCAAGAGAGACGGGATAGCAAATGTCTTACGCAGGTTTCCCCCCTGAGGTGAACTCCGGGCTCATGTACAGCGGCGCGGGCGCCGGACCGTTCATGGCTGCCGCGGCAGCCTGGAACAACCTGGCCTCCGAGCTGAGCACCACAGCCGCACAGTACGAGTCGATCATCACCTCGCTGACCACCGAGCAGTGGACCGGTGCCGGGTCGGCGTCGGCGGCCGCTGCCGCCCAGCCCTACGTGGAATGGCTGACCACGACGGCGACAGCCGCCGAGCAGGCGGGCATCCAGGCCGCCGCATCGGCGGCCGCCTATGAGGCGGCGTTCACCGCGACGGTGCCGCCGCCGGTGATCGCGGCCAACCGGGCATTGCTCGCCGCGCTGGTGGCCACCAACTTCCTGGGCATCAACACGCCGGCGATCATGGCGACCGAGGCCCAGTACATGGAAATGTGGGTCCAGGACGTTGTCGCGATGACCACCTACCAGGCCGGCGCGGCAGCAGCAGCGGTTCTTGAGCCACTGGTGCCGGCGACACAGACCACCAACCCGGGTGGCGCGGGCGCCCAGGCCGCCGCTGTGTCTGCTGCCCAGGCCGTTGGTCCCGCCGCCTCCTTGGGCGACATCGTCACCGGCCTGCAGAGCGAGTTGTCCAACCTGACCCTCGGCACCTCCTCGATCGGGACTGGCCTGTTCAATGCCTTGCCTGTCCCCGTGCAGGAAGCGCTCACCGCGTTGGACGGCTTCCTTGGCACCCCGCTGATCTTCAACGGCATCCAGCAGGTCGGTGTCACGGCGTCGTGGTTCATGTTCGCCGCCATCCCGAACGGCATCTTCGCCGGTCACACGATCGACGCCAACATCGCGGCCGCAGCCGCGGAGGCGGCCGCCCCGGCGGCGGCCGCGGCCGAGGGCGCGGCCGCCGGCCTGGCCAGCGAGGTGGGAGCCGCGGGCGCCCTGGGCGAGGCGTCCCTCGTCGGGAGCCTGTCGGTGCCGGCCAGCTGGGCCGGCGCTGCTCCGGTGGCGCAGGCGGCCGGAACCGCGCTGGCGGGCAGCGGCTGGACCGTCCCCGAGGAAGGCGCGGCTCCGGGAATGATGGCCGGCATGCCTGGCATGGCCGCGGCCGCCAAGGGCGCCGGCGCCTACGCCGGGCCGCGGTACGGCTTCAAGCCGATCGTCATGCCCAAGCAGGTCGTTGTGTGACGTCAGAAAAAAGGGGGGACAAGTCACTCGTTTAGGCCAGCAATCAGCCGCCGAGCCGTAGTCTCTACCGCTGGACGGCAAGCACAAGCACGATCAACTACGAGATAGGAGACGCACTATGGCAGCACGTTTCATGACCGACCCGCACGCGATGCGCGACATGGCGGGCCGGTTCGAGACCCACGCTCAGACCGTCGAGGACGAGGCCCGTCGCATGTGGGCGTCCTCGCAGAACATCGCCGGCGCCGGCTGGAGCGGTCTGGCCTCGGCCACCTCGCTGGACACCATGGGCCAGATGAACACGGCCTTCCGCAACATCGTCAACATGCTGCACGGCGTTCGTGACGGACTGATCCGCGACGCGAACAACTACGAGCAGCAAGAGCAGGCCTCCCAGCAGATCCTCGGCAGCTAAGTACGGGACCCAGGAAAGGACTTCGAAAAATGACGATCAATTACCAGTT
This genomic stretch from Mycobacterium paragordonae harbors:
- a CDS encoding vWA domain-containing protein; the protein is MTFQPVLPWPILAVVAGALVLARVVALRQVLLSAGGRRVRTVLRWGGVTLAVLLVIAAATRPALQDDKTRGGTTAAAGENLNVFLIVDRSVDSDVMTGMRDDIAAFIKQYPAARYALIDFASRATLDWPLSDDVWSLRPTIAALNSYRGGPNAGLDVDAAAASNVLRYQLIQAAQQYPGTRNVVLYFGSGAPGSRAPQGDFNSGSVDGGAVLGYGGTDAIDEAELRKVAGQLVVPYQHREPGQPLQPDLPDRPSAAGARAEAGALFELYWLPALLAAVLLLSEIYLSVREFRRNRLTRRDAA
- a CDS encoding DUF58 domain-containing protein → MGKHLNRAKAHFGTDTRGLLEGGRYALSHTRSMEFDDLRPYVPGDDVRDIDWKASARSGSVLIKRFISEKHHKILLVADAGRNMSALAPSGEYKRDVAAHIMGAVGLIGLRRSDQIGMVFGDSRGSVNVPQRRGETHVEGLLHRWYQHTMTSPGPRAIAAQLDYVATHYRHTMLIVVVSDEPDVDEELNGVLARLSGRHDMLWAMVSDMPAVGPDNIDGYDVATGRFVLNGADLGPRVVAAYRRAEQARRDRLAKFLTRRAIPHATIAGSDDIRRELVGLTEVAGRAG
- a CDS encoding AAA family ATPase, with translation MTTARTQPDQRELDGIRRIVDSISEAFAAKIVGQQELRESLLIGLLAGGHVLLESVPGLAKTTAAKVLAESIHGRFQRIQCTPDLLPSDIIGTQIYDSSTNSFVTQLGPVHANIVLLDEINRSSAKTQSAMLEAMEERQTTIAGQVHTLGDPFLVIATQNPVDQEGTYPLSEAQTDRFLLKEIVRYPSPEEEVEVMARIDAGVYDTRRPTAPVVSLDDVLRLQEVVRHVYMDRALMLYASQLVDLTRHPGRALPKQVARLVEYGASPRATIAFCRAARAQAVLSGRAHVLPEDIAKLAHRVLRHRLILGFEAASANVTPETVIDAALRAVRVP
- a CDS encoding PQQ-dependent sugar dehydrogenase, with amino-acid sequence MRHRVRIPTPRDVVAAALVGILLLAACSSPSHDSSPARSAPPAAAPGKLVSAPVSVGADLAKAPLDQPRQALIPDGWTMSVWARIPKARLATWTPDGALLVSVPASGQIVKLTPKSVAAPQQSTLLGGLDQPHGMAFAGSTLYVAESDQIDAYDYSNGMAVNRRTVAAGLPDARSADLHGAYAHALKSVAVGPDGAVYFSIGSTANISPQDRTATPPRATIMRIPPGGGPAQPFATGVRNGTGLAVAPDGSLWTAVNNRDNTPDPGGKVDVGYVNDHPPESLARLTSGRELGWPYCNPDGGPANLPFIRDMTTNKDGSALDCATLPPVEQSMGAHSAPLGLAFTTGALPQPYADGALVGIHGSWNRKPPQAPEVSFFAWRDGGLGDQQTLVGGFQGADGSRWGRPVAAVVGPDGAVYITDDDAGAVYRLAPPGR
- a CDS encoding PPE family protein, SVP subgroup, translating into MSFLTAVPAELAAAAAQLGAIGSALAAQNAGAAAPTTAIAPAAADQVSLIQSGIFTAYGALYQQIAAEAQAMQEQFVQTLGLSSGTYESSEAANAAAATLSSGTGSAAATAASSPIDDFVNQISTLLGGPVTSVGGQPFSLSGNMANIGSYEIGNFASASSNMLGLTSGGLFPEGFGVPEDIAADAAVEGAAIEGGLTGAGGAVGPVAASVGNSTLVGAMSAPPSWAAGTTLVSSTAPSALSGASITAAPAAGAGGIYPGVPGLASAARNSAGFGAPRYGVKPIVMPKLTAV
- a CDS encoding PPE family protein, which translates into the protein MSYAGFPPEVNSGLMYSGAGAGPFMAAAAAWNNLASELSTTAAQYESIITSLTTEQWTGAGSASAAAAAQPYVEWLTTTATAAEQAGIQAAASAAAYEAAFTATVPPPVIAANRALLAALVATNFLGINTPAIMATEAQYMEMWVQDVVAMTTYQAGAAAAAVLEPLVPATQTTNPGGAGAQAAAVSAAQAVGPAASLGDIVTGLQSELSNLTLGTSSIGTGLFNALPVPVQEALTALDGFLGTPLIFNGIQQVGVTASWFMFAAIPNGIFAGHTIDANIAAAAAEAAAPAAAAAEGAAAGLASEVGAAGALGEASLVGSLSVPASWAGAAPVAQAAGTALAGSGWTVPEEGAAPGMMAGMPGMAAAAKGAGAYAGPRYGFKPIVMPKQVVV
- a CDS encoding WXG100 family type VII secretion target — translated: MAARFMTDPHAMRDMAGRFETHAQTVEDEARRMWASSQNIAGAGWSGLASATSLDTMGQMNTAFRNIVNMLHGVRDGLIRDANNYEQQEQASQQILGS